Proteins from a genomic interval of Halomonas alkaliantarctica:
- a CDS encoding c-type cytochrome, with amino-acid sequence MADGLTKSAARNIFYGGSLFFFLLFAALTAHSHWYMVNVSTDSEALTDSVKHGKEVWEKNMCINCHTIMGEGAYFAPELGNVWERYGGLENPDAARAGINAWIRAQPLGIEGRRQMPAFDFSEKDMNSLIDFLEWTNSINDQDWPPHPAG; translated from the coding sequence TAACTAAATCAGCGGCCCGTAATATTTTCTATGGCGGCTCGCTGTTCTTCTTCCTGCTATTTGCCGCGCTTACGGCTCATAGCCACTGGTACATGGTCAACGTTTCCACGGACAGCGAAGCCCTCACCGATTCCGTGAAACATGGAAAAGAAGTGTGGGAAAAAAACATGTGTATCAACTGCCATACCATTATGGGAGAGGGGGCTTACTTCGCTCCTGAACTGGGTAACGTCTGGGAACGCTACGGGGGGCTCGAGAATCCTGATGCTGCGAGAGCTGGTATCAATGCCTGGATTCGTGCACAGCCATTGGGGATCGAAGGGCGTCGCCAAATGCCCGCGTTTGATTTTAGCGAAAAAGATATGAATTCGTTAATCGACTTCCTCGAATGGACCAATAGCATTAACGACCAGGACTGGCCCCCACATCCTGCTGGCTGA
- a CDS encoding cbb3-type cytochrome c oxidase subunit I has product MKYETQKVALPFFMVAMALFTLQIVFGLLAAAVYAWPNFMAEVMPFHIMRVSHTNLLIVWLLIGFMGCTYYLMPEEAEQEIHSPNLAYIQLAIFAFAGAAALVGYQFGIHEGREFLEQPFWVKILITISFLMFLFNTSMTLLKGRKTAINLVLMLGLWLAAVFWLFAFYNPTNLAVDKLYWWWVVHLWVEGVWELIMASLLGYLLIKMTGVDREVIEKWLYIIVGLALFSGLLGTGHHYYWIGAPGYWQPIGSIFSTLEVAPFFAMVVFAFTMFWKGSRNHPNKAAMLWALGCPTIAFFGAGVWGFMHTLSFVNYYSHGTQVTAAHGHLAFYGAYVMLILGVITYAMPQIRRVQPYNQILNMWGFWIVTSAMCFMTFTLTFAGVVQTHLQRVLGMNYMEVQDQLGLFYIMRLGAGVAVAVGAIMLLYSFFGPAREQVPAGGTQITAGAGSA; this is encoded by the coding sequence ATGAAATATGAAACCCAAAAGGTTGCTTTACCCTTTTTTATGGTGGCCATGGCGCTATTTACGCTACAAATAGTCTTCGGGCTGCTGGCTGCCGCTGTCTATGCTTGGCCCAACTTCATGGCTGAAGTGATGCCCTTTCACATCATGCGTGTCAGCCATACCAATCTGTTGATTGTGTGGCTGTTGATCGGTTTTATGGGCTGTACCTACTATTTGATGCCAGAGGAAGCCGAACAGGAAATTCACAGTCCTAATCTGGCGTATATCCAACTGGCGATCTTCGCTTTTGCTGGCGCCGCGGCTCTGGTCGGCTACCAGTTCGGAATCCATGAAGGTCGAGAATTTCTTGAGCAACCTTTCTGGGTGAAAATACTCATCACCATTTCTTTCCTTATGTTTCTTTTCAATACCAGCATGACGCTGCTCAAGGGCCGCAAGACCGCTATTAACCTAGTGTTAATGCTGGGGCTTTGGCTAGCGGCAGTATTTTGGTTATTCGCTTTCTACAACCCGACCAACCTGGCGGTAGATAAACTCTACTGGTGGTGGGTGGTTCACCTCTGGGTGGAAGGCGTATGGGAGTTGATCATGGCTTCCTTGCTGGGTTACCTACTGATCAAAATGACCGGTGTGGATCGCGAAGTGATCGAAAAATGGCTCTATATCATTGTTGGGTTGGCACTGTTCTCCGGCCTGCTGGGTACCGGGCACCACTACTACTGGATTGGTGCACCTGGCTACTGGCAGCCCATCGGCAGTATCTTTTCGACGCTGGAAGTGGCGCCTTTCTTCGCCATGGTGGTGTTCGCCTTTACCATGTTCTGGAAGGGCAGTCGTAACCACCCCAATAAAGCGGCCATGCTATGGGCCTTAGGCTGCCCAACCATTGCCTTTTTCGGCGCTGGTGTGTGGGGCTTTATGCATACCCTCTCGTTCGTGAATTACTACAGCCATGGTACTCAGGTAACCGCCGCTCATGGCCATCTGGCTTTCTATGGTGCCTATGTGATGCTGATTCTTGGTGTGATTACCTACGCCATGCCGCAGATTCGCCGCGTACAGCCGTACAACCAGATACTGAACATGTGGGGCTTTTGGATCGTTACCAGTGCGATGTGCTTTATGACCTTTACCCTGACTTTCGCCGGGGTCGTGCAGACTCACTTGCAGCGCGTCCTGGGTATGAATTACATGGAAGTACAGGATCAATTAGGCCTGTTCTACATCATGCGTTTGGGCGCTGGCGTGGCCGTGGCGGTGGGGGCGATCATGCTGCTCTACTCCTTCTTCGGGCCCGCGCGTGAGCAAGTGCCTGCTGGTGGCACACAAATTACCGCAGGGGCAGGCTCGGCCTGA
- a CDS encoding CbbQ/NirQ/NorQ/GpvN family protein gives MPLSCVANPIDEREIPFYENVGNECAMFEHAFRQRLPLLLKGPTGCGKTRFVSHMAAKLGRPLFTVSCHDDLTSADLTGRYLLQGGETRWVDGPLTRAVREGGICYLDEVVEARKDVTVVLHPLTDDRRLLPLERTGELLEAPDDFMLVVSYNPGYQHILKSLKPSTRQRFLAMSFDFPPPKVERDIVARESGLPGEQCAALVNLAASLRAMKGQDLEEGVSTRLLVYCATLIAAGVPILEAARATLVEPLSDDADVQEGLMEAIQATFG, from the coding sequence ATGCCTCTCTCTTGTGTCGCTAATCCTATCGATGAGCGTGAAATCCCTTTCTACGAGAACGTCGGCAACGAATGCGCTATGTTTGAGCACGCCTTTCGCCAACGTTTGCCGCTGTTACTTAAAGGCCCCACGGGGTGTGGTAAAACACGTTTTGTCAGCCATATGGCCGCTAAGCTGGGCCGCCCACTATTCACTGTTTCATGTCACGACGACCTGACTTCAGCCGACCTTACAGGCCGCTATCTGTTGCAGGGCGGCGAGACCCGCTGGGTCGATGGCCCGCTTACTCGCGCAGTGCGCGAAGGGGGTATCTGCTATCTCGATGAGGTGGTAGAGGCGCGTAAAGATGTCACCGTGGTGCTTCACCCGCTCACCGATGACCGCCGACTACTGCCGTTGGAACGTACCGGGGAACTGCTTGAAGCGCCGGATGACTTCATGCTTGTGGTGTCTTATAACCCGGGTTATCAGCATATTCTCAAATCGCTTAAACCGAGTACCCGCCAGCGCTTCCTGGCCATGTCATTTGATTTTCCACCACCCAAAGTCGAGCGCGATATTGTCGCGCGGGAGAGTGGTTTGCCCGGTGAGCAGTGCGCCGCGCTGGTCAATCTTGCTGCCAGCCTGCGGGCCATGAAGGGGCAGGATTTAGAAGAGGGTGTTTCTACTCGCCTACTGGTTTACTGCGCTACCCTGATTGCCGCCGGGGTGCCCATTTTGGAAGCTGCCCGCGCTACCTTAGTGGAGCCGCTAAGCGATGACGCAGATGTTCAGGAAGGGCTGATGGAAGCCATTCAAGCAACCTTTGGGTGA
- a CDS encoding nitric oxide reductase activation protein NorD, with the protein MLDFLEVEEFVGRHWHRWASSAASYPDHPEAAVRLETLRPMLGVFFRAGGGEAGINVAAIAGRSSSHRLSLRQRLGLDEEVLDQARRDEESLLLPPRIALFDEASLNRDLYLWLVAYLAVTEHVHVVDDPLQQNLLQLREVHRATRAVLAHFPGLTQRYARLCQALLAIRPQRKRLPPIEAAFEAVICAQLGETPPEAGSWADVMHIAVLDESLPLDNFHAPRGYRPPLPVPLWGQAVVLGTHKQARTEQEDDEAPATGKDSPQDDQGKRKADRREQDQADRDDSLMLNASEKMLSWAEMVNLNRHVEDEDDDEAKQAADQIDEIVLSANRKKASSKLKLDLDLAPGEVSGGRLRGRHTYPEWNHRKQIYMPDHCVVLSDVQSEEGENWQPDETTKRRIRRVRREFEALRPRHETLRGQLDGSELDMDAVIRSRCDLAATGEASDRLYQASRTQARDLAVSILVDVSLSTEAWLDDRRVLDVAKEALLVLGHGLAGCGDDYAIHSFTSHRRHRVWVNTLKSFDEPMGERVSRRIAALKPGHYTRMGPAIRHLSQALAKRPNRHRLLLLLTDGKPNDTDYYEGRYGIEDTRKAVLEARREEVRVFGVTIDREAGRYIPHLFGRGGYAIVQRPEHLALALPSIYRQIVAS; encoded by the coding sequence ATGCTTGATTTTCTTGAAGTCGAAGAGTTTGTCGGCCGCCATTGGCACCGTTGGGCTTCCAGTGCGGCAAGTTACCCTGACCATCCCGAAGCCGCAGTGCGCCTTGAAACGCTGCGGCCCATGCTCGGCGTCTTTTTCCGCGCAGGAGGCGGCGAGGCGGGTATCAATGTTGCCGCTATTGCGGGGCGTAGTTCGTCGCATCGCTTATCCTTACGTCAAAGGCTAGGGCTTGATGAGGAGGTGCTCGATCAAGCACGCCGCGACGAAGAAAGCCTGTTGTTACCGCCACGCATTGCCCTGTTCGATGAGGCTTCCTTGAACCGGGATCTCTACCTTTGGCTGGTAGCGTACCTGGCGGTGACCGAGCATGTGCACGTCGTTGATGATCCGCTACAGCAAAACCTTCTCCAACTGCGTGAAGTACACCGGGCGACTCGGGCAGTGTTGGCCCACTTCCCCGGGCTCACTCAGCGCTACGCCAGATTATGTCAGGCGTTGCTGGCCATTCGCCCCCAGCGCAAGCGCTTGCCGCCGATAGAAGCAGCGTTTGAAGCCGTTATCTGTGCCCAGTTGGGAGAAACACCGCCCGAGGCTGGCAGCTGGGCCGACGTGATGCATATCGCCGTCCTCGATGAGTCTCTGCCCTTGGACAACTTCCATGCGCCGCGTGGATACCGGCCACCACTTCCAGTGCCGCTATGGGGGCAAGCCGTTGTCCTGGGAACCCATAAACAAGCACGAACTGAGCAGGAAGATGATGAGGCACCGGCCACAGGGAAGGATTCACCACAAGATGACCAAGGTAAGCGGAAAGCTGACCGGCGCGAGCAGGACCAGGCCGACCGCGATGACTCTTTAATGCTCAATGCATCCGAAAAGATGCTTTCCTGGGCAGAAATGGTCAATCTCAATCGTCATGTAGAGGATGAAGACGATGATGAGGCCAAGCAGGCGGCCGATCAGATTGATGAAATTGTGCTCAGTGCTAACCGTAAGAAGGCGTCTTCCAAACTAAAGCTTGATCTTGATCTGGCGCCTGGTGAGGTGAGTGGGGGAAGGCTGCGTGGGCGCCATACTTATCCGGAATGGAATCATCGTAAGCAAATCTATATGCCTGACCACTGTGTGGTACTCAGCGATGTCCAGAGTGAGGAGGGGGAGAATTGGCAGCCGGATGAAACGACAAAACGGCGCATTCGCCGAGTTCGACGCGAGTTTGAAGCACTTAGGCCGCGCCATGAGACGCTACGTGGTCAGCTGGATGGCAGTGAACTGGATATGGACGCCGTTATTCGCTCCCGCTGTGATCTGGCAGCTACCGGTGAAGCCAGCGACCGTCTCTATCAAGCTAGCCGTACCCAGGCGAGGGATTTGGCGGTTTCGATTCTGGTCGATGTATCCCTTTCCACTGAGGCCTGGCTTGATGACAGGCGAGTGCTGGATGTGGCTAAAGAGGCACTATTGGTATTGGGACACGGCCTTGCGGGGTGCGGCGATGACTATGCCATTCACAGCTTTACCTCCCACCGTCGTCACCGTGTTTGGGTCAATACGCTGAAAAGCTTCGATGAGCCAATGGGCGAGCGAGTGTCACGGCGGATCGCAGCGCTCAAGCCAGGCCACTACACGCGTATGGGGCCCGCTATTCGGCACCTTTCCCAAGCGCTTGCCAAACGACCCAATCGGCACAGGTTGCTGCTACTTCTGACCGACGGTAAGCCTAACGATACCGACTATTATGAAGGGCGATATGGTATAGAGGATACGCGCAAAGCGGTACTTGAAGCGCGACGGGAAGAAGTGCGCGTGTTCGGGGTAACGATTGACCGGGAGGCGGGGCGCTATATTCCTCACCTGTTTGGGCGAGGGGGTTATGCCATTGTCCAGCGTCCGGAGCATCTCGCCTTGGCGCTGCCGAGTATCTACCGCCAGATTGTTGCTTCCTAA